A segment of the Allosaccharopolyspora coralli genome:
GCACCACTCGCTGGTGACCCGCGTCCATCGCCACCAGCAGGTCCGCGGTCAGGTGCGAGTCGTCGAGCTGGCTCGCCACGTGGTCGGTGTCGTAGCCGTGCTCGGCGAGGACCGTGACCGTGCGGGGGTCCGCAGGCTCGCCCGCGTGCCACGGGCCGGTTCCCGCGCTGCTGACCTCGACGACCTCGTCGAGACCCTCGCGGCGCAAATACTCGCGGAACACCAGCGCCGCCATCGGAGAGCGACAGATGTTGCCGGTACAGATGAAGGAGACGTGCACGCTCACTCCTGTGATGCTCGATCTTCTCGCCCGGCGACCATACGACGCCTGGGCGGTTCGGCGCCCCAGCGGGAGCGGAGGCGGCGCCCGGCTCGTGAGTCCCCTCGGCCGGAGACAGCCCCCACGGCCTAGACTTTCCCGGATGAGCGGGGAGGACTTGCTGCGCCACCACGGCGACGTCGACGCGGCGCCAGGTCTTCTCGACTTCGCGGTGAACGTCCGGATCGACCGGCCGCCAGCGTGGCTGCGGCAGCGTCTCGCCGACGCGCTGGACAGGCTCGGGCACTATCCGTCCGCCACCGACGAGCTCGCTGCTCGCAACGCAGTCGCCGCGCGGCACGGTCGCGGCGCCGACGAGGTGGTGGTGCTCGCGGGCGCGGCGGAAGGGTTCGCGCTGCTCCCGAACCTGCGGCCCCGGCTCGCGGCGTTGGTGCATCCTTCGTTCACCGAGCCCGACGTGGCGCTGCGCGACGCGGGCGTGCCGGTGACCAAGGTGCAGCTCGACCCGGACGACGGGTACCGCCTCGACCCGGCCGCGATCCCCGACGAGGCGGACCTGGTGGTGCTGGGCAATCCGACCAATCCCACGTCGGTGCTGCATCCCGCCGAGGTCGTGCGCCGGATCGCCCGTCCGGGGCGCGTCGTGGTCGTCGACGAGGCGTTCGCGGACGCGGTTCCCGGCGAACCCGAGTCGCTCGCGGCGGAGCCGGTGCCCGGGGTGCTGGTGCTGCGCAGTCTCACCAAGATGTGGGGCCTGCCGGGCTTGCGTGCCGGTTACGCACTCGGCGACCCCGAGCTGCTCGGAGCACTGGTCCACGGGCGTGCGCATTGGCCGTTGAACACGCTCACGCTCGAAGCCGTCGTCGCCTGTTGCGAACCGTCAGCGCTC
Coding sequences within it:
- a CDS encoding low molecular weight protein-tyrosine-phosphatase — translated: MHVSFICTGNICRSPMAALVFREYLRREGLDEVVEVSSAGTGPWHAGEPADPRTVTVLAEHGYDTDHVASQLDDSHLTADLLVAMDAGHQRVVRNALGDETSRRVRLLRSFDPGSHEGAEVPDPYYGGDHGFEDALGQVEAAMPGLIDWVRERL
- the cobC gene encoding Rv2231c family pyridoxal phosphate-dependent protein CobC gives rise to the protein MSGEDLLRHHGDVDAAPGLLDFAVNVRIDRPPAWLRQRLADALDRLGHYPSATDELAARNAVAARHGRGADEVVVLAGAAEGFALLPNLRPRLAALVHPSFTEPDVALRDAGVPVTKVQLDPDDGYRLDPAAIPDEADLVVLGNPTNPTSVLHPAEVVRRIARPGRVVVVDEAFADAVPGEPESLAAEPVPGVLVLRSLTKMWGLPGLRAGYALGDPELLGALVHGRAHWPLNTLTLEAVVACCEPSALAESAEAAREMAEAREALAWELDSLPGVEVHGPAAAPFLLLRVEQGARVRELLRARGVAVRRGDTFPGLGTDHLRVAVRSRDSNIRLVKTMDEVLGGRPGGTGVRE